One segment of Argiope bruennichi chromosome 11, qqArgBrue1.1, whole genome shotgun sequence DNA contains the following:
- the LOC129957590 gene encoding prolyl 4-hydroxylase subunit alpha-2-like isoform X1, whose product MMGSTSLRSLATIRTIRIPLLSPPLPVYAPRSSKNRMLRWVVVTIAVVTIGARGDIFSSTAHLQNLLHLERHLVTTLHDYVDKTEDKLNQVKRYLNLFYDSYQEVLEQKLPAPADGDEMVANPLQAFQLVRRLSVDWGFIKSAMNTDDWRPIRKLVSDYRQLMPSKDDLQGAALALVRLQDTYRLNMTDVARGEVLGIPQGTSLSARDLLFLGKQSFTAGYYAHAISWLEEAIKKAHLEGNRTASVAEVMAFYASAVDMHDRLFERTDLDLKDYDTFGHPLKSNRSSAVLLGRRNVFRLGNDITPMEEQENYMALCRGERLVSVAQESKLVCRLDNKGHPYLLLRPLRIEERSLDPYVVMYHDLLTEAQTELLKQIAEPKLARSMVQAGKGSEVVSVSRTSQNAWIGPHDHPFMAKVYRLVEFVTGLSTDVDKEHAEIVQVANYGMGGHYTPHHDYLLVDKDPEEMKYVHPKEIEAGDRTATLMFYLTDVTRGGATVFPRVGAGVWPRRGSAVFWYNLKQNGKENPLTLHGACPVAIGSKWVANFWIREKGQLFRRRCALDPEL is encoded by the exons GATGTTGCGCTGGGTCGTAGTAACTATAGCCGTGGTGACGATCGGCGCCCGGGGAGATATCTTCTCTTCCACAGCTCACTTACAGAACCTTCTGCATTTGGAGCGACATCTGGTGACGACGCTGCACGACTACGTAGACAAAACGGAAGATAAATTGAATCAAGTCAAGAG GTACCTAAATCTCTTTTATGATTCTTACCAAGAGGTGCTAGAGCAGAAGCTTCCCGCTCCTGCGGACGGTGACGAAATGGTCGCCAATCCACTTCAAGCCTTTCAGCTGGTTAGGAGGCTTTCCGTCGACTGGGGTTTCATTAAGAGTGCCATGAATACAGATGACTGGCGAC CCATTCGCAAGTTGGTGAGTGACTACCGGCAGCTAATGCCCAGCAAAGATGACCTCCAGGGTGCAGCGCTGGCGCTGGTCCGTTTGCAGGACACCTACAGGCTCAACATGACGGACGTGGCCAGGGGAGAAGTCTTGGGAATACCTCAGGGAACATCACTCAGTG CTCGCGACCTGCTGTTCCTGGGAAAACAGTCCTTCACGGCTGGTTACTACGCACACGCCATCAGTTGGTTAGAAGAAGCCATCAAGAAAGCCCATCTCGAGGGCAACCGCACAGCTAGTGTCGCAGAGGTCATGGCCTTCTACGCTTCTGCAGTTGACATG caTGACCGACTTTTCGAACGTACAGATCTGGATT tgaaGGACTATGATACATTTGGTCATCCTTTGAAGAGTAATAGATCGTCTGCCGTTCTATTAGGGAGGAGAAATGTTTTCCGTCTTGGCAATGACATCACCCCTATGGAAGAACAAGAGAACTACATGGCACTCTGCAGAGGGGAGAGACTTGTC aGTGTTGCTCAAGAATCGAAACTGGTGTGTCGGTTGGACAATAAAGGCCATCCCTACTTGTTGCTCCGACCCTTAAGGATAGAGGAACGAAGTCTGGATCCCTATGTTGTGATGTACCATGATTTGCTCACTGAGGCACAGACGGAACTATTGAAGCAAATAGCAGAACCTAAG CTGGCTCGTTCTATGGTGCAGGCTGGAAAGGGCAGCGAGGTGGTGTCCGTGAGCAGGACAAGCCAGAATGCTTGGATCGGCCCCCATGACCATCCATTCATGGCCAAAGTCTATCGCCTAGTAGAATTCGTCACCGGCCTCTCCACGGATGTTGATAAGGAACATGCAGAAATCGTACAG GTGGCAAACTACGGCATGGGGGGACACTACACACCACACCACGACTATCTCCTCGTCGACAAGGATCCAGAAGAA ATGAAATACGTTCATCCGAAAGAAATAGAGGCCGGAGACCGAACAGCTACTCTCATGTTTTac TTAACCGATGTAACGAGAGGTGGCGCTACAGTCTTCCCGAGAGTTGGAGCAGGTGTATGGCCAAGAAGA GGTTCTGCAGTTTTCTGGTACAACCTAAAACAAAATGGGAAAGAGAATCCATTGACACTTCATGGTGCATGTCCTGTCGCTATCGGAAGCAAATGGG TTGCCAACTTTTGGATCAGGGAAAAAGGCCAATTATTCCGACGCCGATGTGCCCTCGACCCGGAGCTGTGA
- the LOC129957590 gene encoding prolyl 4-hydroxylase subunit alpha-2-like isoform X2 has translation MLRWVVVTIAVVTIGARGDIFSSTAHLQNLLHLERHLVTTLHDYVDKTEDKLNQVKRYLNLFYDSYQEVLEQKLPAPADGDEMVANPLQAFQLVRRLSVDWGFIKSAMNTDDWRPIRKLVSDYRQLMPSKDDLQGAALALVRLQDTYRLNMTDVARGEVLGIPQGTSLSARDLLFLGKQSFTAGYYAHAISWLEEAIKKAHLEGNRTASVAEVMAFYASAVDMHDRLFERTDLDLKDYDTFGHPLKSNRSSAVLLGRRNVFRLGNDITPMEEQENYMALCRGERLVSVAQESKLVCRLDNKGHPYLLLRPLRIEERSLDPYVVMYHDLLTEAQTELLKQIAEPKLARSMVQAGKGSEVVSVSRTSQNAWIGPHDHPFMAKVYRLVEFVTGLSTDVDKEHAEIVQVANYGMGGHYTPHHDYLLVDKDPEEMKYVHPKEIEAGDRTATLMFYLTDVTRGGATVFPRVGAGVWPRRGSAVFWYNLKQNGKENPLTLHGACPVAIGSKWVANFWIREKGQLFRRRCALDPEL, from the exons ATGTTGCGCTGGGTCGTAGTAACTATAGCCGTGGTGACGATCGGCGCCCGGGGAGATATCTTCTCTTCCACAGCTCACTTACAGAACCTTCTGCATTTGGAGCGACATCTGGTGACGACGCTGCACGACTACGTAGACAAAACGGAAGATAAATTGAATCAAGTCAAGAG GTACCTAAATCTCTTTTATGATTCTTACCAAGAGGTGCTAGAGCAGAAGCTTCCCGCTCCTGCGGACGGTGACGAAATGGTCGCCAATCCACTTCAAGCCTTTCAGCTGGTTAGGAGGCTTTCCGTCGACTGGGGTTTCATTAAGAGTGCCATGAATACAGATGACTGGCGAC CCATTCGCAAGTTGGTGAGTGACTACCGGCAGCTAATGCCCAGCAAAGATGACCTCCAGGGTGCAGCGCTGGCGCTGGTCCGTTTGCAGGACACCTACAGGCTCAACATGACGGACGTGGCCAGGGGAGAAGTCTTGGGAATACCTCAGGGAACATCACTCAGTG CTCGCGACCTGCTGTTCCTGGGAAAACAGTCCTTCACGGCTGGTTACTACGCACACGCCATCAGTTGGTTAGAAGAAGCCATCAAGAAAGCCCATCTCGAGGGCAACCGCACAGCTAGTGTCGCAGAGGTCATGGCCTTCTACGCTTCTGCAGTTGACATG caTGACCGACTTTTCGAACGTACAGATCTGGATT tgaaGGACTATGATACATTTGGTCATCCTTTGAAGAGTAATAGATCGTCTGCCGTTCTATTAGGGAGGAGAAATGTTTTCCGTCTTGGCAATGACATCACCCCTATGGAAGAACAAGAGAACTACATGGCACTCTGCAGAGGGGAGAGACTTGTC aGTGTTGCTCAAGAATCGAAACTGGTGTGTCGGTTGGACAATAAAGGCCATCCCTACTTGTTGCTCCGACCCTTAAGGATAGAGGAACGAAGTCTGGATCCCTATGTTGTGATGTACCATGATTTGCTCACTGAGGCACAGACGGAACTATTGAAGCAAATAGCAGAACCTAAG CTGGCTCGTTCTATGGTGCAGGCTGGAAAGGGCAGCGAGGTGGTGTCCGTGAGCAGGACAAGCCAGAATGCTTGGATCGGCCCCCATGACCATCCATTCATGGCCAAAGTCTATCGCCTAGTAGAATTCGTCACCGGCCTCTCCACGGATGTTGATAAGGAACATGCAGAAATCGTACAG GTGGCAAACTACGGCATGGGGGGACACTACACACCACACCACGACTATCTCCTCGTCGACAAGGATCCAGAAGAA ATGAAATACGTTCATCCGAAAGAAATAGAGGCCGGAGACCGAACAGCTACTCTCATGTTTTac TTAACCGATGTAACGAGAGGTGGCGCTACAGTCTTCCCGAGAGTTGGAGCAGGTGTATGGCCAAGAAGA GGTTCTGCAGTTTTCTGGTACAACCTAAAACAAAATGGGAAAGAGAATCCATTGACACTTCATGGTGCATGTCCTGTCGCTATCGGAAGCAAATGGG TTGCCAACTTTTGGATCAGGGAAAAAGGCCAATTATTCCGACGCCGATGTGCCCTCGACCCGGAGCTGTGA